One part of the Arthrobacter sp. EM1 genome encodes these proteins:
- a CDS encoding cold-shock protein: MATGTVKWFNAEKGFGFISPDDSSQDVFAHYSAIASSGFRSLEENQKVSFETEQGPKGPQAVNIQAL; encoded by the coding sequence ATGGCTACTGGTACCGTCAAATGGTTTAACGCTGAAAAGGGCTTCGGCTTCATTTCCCCCGATGACTCCTCACAGGACGTCTTCGCACACTACTCCGCGATCGCCTCTTCCGGCTTCCGCTCCCTCGAAGAGAACCAGAAGGTCTCCTTCGAAACCGAGCAGGGCCCCAAGGGTCCCCAGGCCGTAAACATCCAGGCTCTCTAA